In the Oncorhynchus keta strain PuntledgeMale-10-30-2019 chromosome 29, Oket_V2, whole genome shotgun sequence genome, one interval contains:
- the nusap1 gene encoding nucleolar and spindle-associated protein 1 isoform X3 — translation MELDSMKYAELRSLAKEIGLKTSKLKADKLLKVLKEHFQQQGDVAVEQGDETGIAAQDDINSIQEVNNSSQVDDEPFLKQQAQEFVTKRRGRGRPKKRKEPEDEEEIFEKLVEPRIDQGSVKRRKTSAAKDSGVAAPVEESQKTNVQTQPEPGHRDAAPAVTFEKGEGQKVVMPVGKIPRHEGLIKRTKSMLKPMTPYFRKLHEAHFKRMESIDSYVERKTKQVDLFRSSVKELKVLSDKTLSHPTEGKTPGMSSCASLFSPASQRPATDQRRQTRFSGIKSATDKSRLSASKPATDKRRLSASKPATDKRRQTRVSGTNSPQQDTAVPFRPTVLSTCRINVRFSQATQDNEHKRPMVKTPARASTRVEPVTPGKETKVVGKREVNKPSVPSSTKTPGTAFVFNANTSVLTITPGTNKANFDLKASLSKPLTYRPHKGKLKPYGETKENTADQSQIVLSHQKNYKQHPVQTREERRTKQTEDRKQKKVNMLGARRGLVMT, via the exons ATGGAATTGGATTCCATGAAGTATGCCGAATTACGCAGTCTTGCGAAGGAGATTGGGCTCAAAACCTCAAAACTGAAG gctgaTAAACTTCTGAAGGTGCTCAAGGAGCATTTCCAGCAGCAGGGAGATGTTGCAGTGGAG CAGGGAGATGAGACTGGCATCGCTGCACAGGATGACATCAACTCAATCCAGGAAGTCAACAATTCATCACAGGTTGACGATGAGCCTTTCCTAAAACAACAAGCTCAGGAGTTTGTTACCAAACGTCGCGGTAGAGGGCGACCGAAGAAGAGGAAGGAGCCTGAAGAtgaggaagag ATCTTTGAGAAGCTGGTTGAACCCAGAATCGACCAAGGGAGTGTTAAGAGAAGGAAAACGTCTGCCGCTAAGGATTCTGGGGTGGCAGCACCAGTGGAGGAGTCACAGAAAACCAATGTTCAGACACAGCCTGAACCTGGCCACAGAGATGCAGCCCCAGCAGTGACTTTTGAGAAAG gagagggacagaaggtgGTGATGCCAGTAGGAAAGATCCCTCGCCACGAGGGGCTCATCAAGAGGACTAAGTCGATGCTGAAGCCTATGACACCAT ACTTCAGAAAGCTCCACGAGGCACATTTCAAGAGGATGGAGTCAATCGATTCGTACGTGGAGAGGAAGACCAAGCAAGTTGATTTGTTCAGAAGTTCCGTGAAGGAACTGAAG GTTCTCTCCGATAAGACTCTTTCTCACCCGACTGAAGGAAAAACCCCAGGG ATGTCGAGCTGTGCCTCCCTGTTCAGCCCCGCATCCCAGAGACCTGCCACAGACCAACGCAGACAGACCCGATTCTCAGGCATCAAATCTGCCACTGATAAAAGTAGACTCTCAGCCAGTAAGCCAGCTACAGACAAACGCAGACTCTCAGCCAGTAAGCCAGCTACAGACAAACGCAGAC AGACCCGGGTCTCTGGCACCAACTCCCCTCAGCAGGACACTGCTGTTCCATTCAGACCCACAGTCCTGTCCACTTGCAGGATCAATGTCCG GTTCTCTCAGGCTACTCAGGATAATGAGCACAAGAGGCCCATGGTCAAGACCCCAGCGCGCGCGTCAACCCGCGTGGAACCCGTCACTCCTGGGAAAGAGACTAAAGTTGTCGGGAAACGTGAAGTCAACAAGCCCTCTGTTCCCTCTAGCACCAAGACGCCAG GAACAGCATTTGTGTTCAATGCAAACACCAGTGTTCTTACTATCACTCCTGGAACCAACAAGGCCAACTTTGATCTGAAGGCCAGTCTCTCTAAGCCCCTCACCTACAGGCCTCACAAGG ggAAGCTGAAGCCTTATGGAGAGACCAAGGAGAACACAGCTGACCAGTCTCAGATTGTTCTTTCACACCAGAAGAACTACAAACAGCACCCGGTTCAGACAAG GGAGGAAAGGAGGACAAAACAGACTGAAGACAGGAAGCAGAAGAAAGTGAACATGCTTGGAGCCAGACGAGGCCTCGTCATGACCTAA
- the nusap1 gene encoding nucleolar and spindle-associated protein 1 isoform X2, which translates to MELDSMKYAELRSLAKEIGLKTSKLKADKLLKVLKEHFQQQGDVAVEQGDETGIAAQDDINSIQEVNNSSQVDDEPFLKQQAQEFVTKRRGRGRPKKRKEPEDEEEIFEKLVEPRIDQGSVKRRKTSAAKDSGVAAPVEESQKTNVQTQPEPGHRDAAPAVTFEKGEGQKVVMPVGKIPRHEGLIKRTKSMLKPMTPYFRKLHEAHFKRMESIDSYVERKTKQVDLFRSSVKELKVLSDKTLSHPTEGKTPGMSSCASLFSPASQRPATDQRRQTRFSGIKSATDKSRLSASKPATDKRRLSASKPATDKRRLSASKPATDKRRQTRVSGTNSPQQDTAVPFRPTVLSTCRINVRFSQATQDNEHKRPMVKTPARASTRVEPVTPGKETKVVGKREVNKPSVPSSTKTPAFVFNANTSVLTITPGTNKANFDLKASLSKPLTYRPHKGKLKPYGETKENTADQSQIVLSHQKNYKQHPVQTREERRTKQTEDRKQKKVNMLGARRGLVMT; encoded by the exons ATGGAATTGGATTCCATGAAGTATGCCGAATTACGCAGTCTTGCGAAGGAGATTGGGCTCAAAACCTCAAAACTGAAG gctgaTAAACTTCTGAAGGTGCTCAAGGAGCATTTCCAGCAGCAGGGAGATGTTGCAGTGGAG CAGGGAGATGAGACTGGCATCGCTGCACAGGATGACATCAACTCAATCCAGGAAGTCAACAATTCATCACAGGTTGACGATGAGCCTTTCCTAAAACAACAAGCTCAGGAGTTTGTTACCAAACGTCGCGGTAGAGGGCGACCGAAGAAGAGGAAGGAGCCTGAAGAtgaggaagag ATCTTTGAGAAGCTGGTTGAACCCAGAATCGACCAAGGGAGTGTTAAGAGAAGGAAAACGTCTGCCGCTAAGGATTCTGGGGTGGCAGCACCAGTGGAGGAGTCACAGAAAACCAATGTTCAGACACAGCCTGAACCTGGCCACAGAGATGCAGCCCCAGCAGTGACTTTTGAGAAAG gagagggacagaaggtgGTGATGCCAGTAGGAAAGATCCCTCGCCACGAGGGGCTCATCAAGAGGACTAAGTCGATGCTGAAGCCTATGACACCAT ACTTCAGAAAGCTCCACGAGGCACATTTCAAGAGGATGGAGTCAATCGATTCGTACGTGGAGAGGAAGACCAAGCAAGTTGATTTGTTCAGAAGTTCCGTGAAGGAACTGAAG GTTCTCTCCGATAAGACTCTTTCTCACCCGACTGAAGGAAAAACCCCAGGG ATGTCGAGCTGTGCCTCCCTGTTCAGCCCCGCATCCCAGAGACCTGCCACAGACCAACGCAGACAGACCCGATTCTCAGGCATCAAATCTGCCACTGATAAAAGTAGACTCTCAGCCAGTAAGCCAGCTACAGACAAACGCAGACTCTCAGCCAGTAAGCCAGCTACAGACAAACGCAGACTCTCAGCCAGTAAGCCAGCTACAGACAAACGCAGACAGACCCGGGTCTCTGGCACCAACTCCCCTCAGCAGGACACTGCTGTTCCATTCAGACCCACAGTCCTGTCCACTTGCAGGATCAATGTCCG GTTCTCTCAGGCTACTCAGGATAATGAGCACAAGAGGCCCATGGTCAAGACCCCAGCGCGCGCGTCAACCCGCGTGGAACCCGTCACTCCTGGGAAAGAGACTAAAGTTGTCGGGAAACGTGAAGTCAACAAGCCCTCTGTTCCCTCTAGCACCAAGACGCCAG CATTTGTGTTCAATGCAAACACCAGTGTTCTTACTATCACTCCTGGAACCAACAAGGCCAACTTTGATCTGAAGGCCAGTCTCTCTAAGCCCCTCACCTACAGGCCTCACAAGG ggAAGCTGAAGCCTTATGGAGAGACCAAGGAGAACACAGCTGACCAGTCTCAGATTGTTCTTTCACACCAGAAGAACTACAAACAGCACCCGGTTCAGACAAG GGAGGAAAGGAGGACAAAACAGACTGAAGACAGGAAGCAGAAGAAAGTGAACATGCTTGGAGCCAGACGAGGCCTCGTCATGACCTAA
- the nusap1 gene encoding nucleolar and spindle-associated protein 1 isoform X1, whose protein sequence is MELDSMKYAELRSLAKEIGLKTSKLKADKLLKVLKEHFQQQGDVAVEQGDETGIAAQDDINSIQEVNNSSQVDDEPFLKQQAQEFVTKRRGRGRPKKRKEPEDEEEIFEKLVEPRIDQGSVKRRKTSAAKDSGVAAPVEESQKTNVQTQPEPGHRDAAPAVTFEKGEGQKVVMPVGKIPRHEGLIKRTKSMLKPMTPYFRKLHEAHFKRMESIDSYVERKTKQVDLFRSSVKELKVLSDKTLSHPTEGKTPGMSSCASLFSPASQRPATDQRRQTRFSGIKSATDKSRLSASKPATDKRRLSASKPATDKRRLSASKPATDKRRQTRVSGTNSPQQDTAVPFRPTVLSTCRINVRFSQATQDNEHKRPMVKTPARASTRVEPVTPGKETKVVGKREVNKPSVPSSTKTPGTAFVFNANTSVLTITPGTNKANFDLKASLSKPLTYRPHKGKLKPYGETKENTADQSQIVLSHQKNYKQHPVQTREERRTKQTEDRKQKKVNMLGARRGLVMT, encoded by the exons ATGGAATTGGATTCCATGAAGTATGCCGAATTACGCAGTCTTGCGAAGGAGATTGGGCTCAAAACCTCAAAACTGAAG gctgaTAAACTTCTGAAGGTGCTCAAGGAGCATTTCCAGCAGCAGGGAGATGTTGCAGTGGAG CAGGGAGATGAGACTGGCATCGCTGCACAGGATGACATCAACTCAATCCAGGAAGTCAACAATTCATCACAGGTTGACGATGAGCCTTTCCTAAAACAACAAGCTCAGGAGTTTGTTACCAAACGTCGCGGTAGAGGGCGACCGAAGAAGAGGAAGGAGCCTGAAGAtgaggaagag ATCTTTGAGAAGCTGGTTGAACCCAGAATCGACCAAGGGAGTGTTAAGAGAAGGAAAACGTCTGCCGCTAAGGATTCTGGGGTGGCAGCACCAGTGGAGGAGTCACAGAAAACCAATGTTCAGACACAGCCTGAACCTGGCCACAGAGATGCAGCCCCAGCAGTGACTTTTGAGAAAG gagagggacagaaggtgGTGATGCCAGTAGGAAAGATCCCTCGCCACGAGGGGCTCATCAAGAGGACTAAGTCGATGCTGAAGCCTATGACACCAT ACTTCAGAAAGCTCCACGAGGCACATTTCAAGAGGATGGAGTCAATCGATTCGTACGTGGAGAGGAAGACCAAGCAAGTTGATTTGTTCAGAAGTTCCGTGAAGGAACTGAAG GTTCTCTCCGATAAGACTCTTTCTCACCCGACTGAAGGAAAAACCCCAGGG ATGTCGAGCTGTGCCTCCCTGTTCAGCCCCGCATCCCAGAGACCTGCCACAGACCAACGCAGACAGACCCGATTCTCAGGCATCAAATCTGCCACTGATAAAAGTAGACTCTCAGCCAGTAAGCCAGCTACAGACAAACGCAGACTCTCAGCCAGTAAGCCAGCTACAGACAAACGCAGACTCTCAGCCAGTAAGCCAGCTACAGACAAACGCAGACAGACCCGGGTCTCTGGCACCAACTCCCCTCAGCAGGACACTGCTGTTCCATTCAGACCCACAGTCCTGTCCACTTGCAGGATCAATGTCCG GTTCTCTCAGGCTACTCAGGATAATGAGCACAAGAGGCCCATGGTCAAGACCCCAGCGCGCGCGTCAACCCGCGTGGAACCCGTCACTCCTGGGAAAGAGACTAAAGTTGTCGGGAAACGTGAAGTCAACAAGCCCTCTGTTCCCTCTAGCACCAAGACGCCAG GAACAGCATTTGTGTTCAATGCAAACACCAGTGTTCTTACTATCACTCCTGGAACCAACAAGGCCAACTTTGATCTGAAGGCCAGTCTCTCTAAGCCCCTCACCTACAGGCCTCACAAGG ggAAGCTGAAGCCTTATGGAGAGACCAAGGAGAACACAGCTGACCAGTCTCAGATTGTTCTTTCACACCAGAAGAACTACAAACAGCACCCGGTTCAGACAAG GGAGGAAAGGAGGACAAAACAGACTGAAGACAGGAAGCAGAAGAAAGTGAACATGCTTGGAGCCAGACGAGGCCTCGTCATGACCTAA